From a single Rhodococcus qingshengii JCM 15477 genomic region:
- a CDS encoding MFS transporter — translation MNREQQIVKARKAGFAAFVGTTIEWYDFYVYATAAALVFGDIFFPPGTDRLTGVAAAFATYAVGFFARPLGGIVFGHVGDKMGRRTALVVTLTLMGAGTFLIGMLPTYASIGFWAPLLLVLLRFVQGFAVGGEWGGAVLMAVEHAPEDKKTFYGGFAQLGNPAGALLATGFFSILSTFGDDALREWAWRLPFLCSALLILVGLVVRLKVEESPVFESEVKSADVPEMLPLKYALVTNWRPIILGIGILPVAVGGYYLVTTFITAYATDPDVGLSETLILNALSVAAVVELIATLGVAWLGDKVGRVRVVIWGLAAVAILAAPQFLVLKSGSVFLIFLTFAVMRLVLAATYGPIAAVLSQMFKPQARYTSISLAYQGAGAIFGGLSPLVSTLMYKATGSIWPVIALLIGMCVLSIVCLLFAPQHVDEATDTEDVRPDLNKESASA, via the coding sequence ATGAACCGAGAGCAACAGATCGTGAAGGCCCGCAAGGCGGGATTTGCAGCCTTCGTCGGTACAACTATCGAGTGGTACGACTTCTACGTGTATGCCACGGCAGCCGCCCTGGTGTTCGGTGACATCTTCTTCCCACCCGGAACCGACCGCCTGACCGGCGTTGCGGCGGCGTTCGCGACATACGCCGTCGGTTTCTTCGCTCGCCCGCTCGGCGGAATCGTGTTCGGCCATGTCGGTGACAAGATGGGCCGACGCACCGCATTGGTGGTGACTTTGACGCTGATGGGTGCAGGCACGTTCCTCATCGGCATGTTGCCCACTTACGCGTCGATCGGGTTCTGGGCGCCGTTACTGCTGGTACTGCTCCGCTTCGTCCAGGGCTTTGCCGTCGGCGGCGAATGGGGCGGCGCGGTCCTGATGGCCGTCGAGCATGCACCCGAGGACAAGAAGACCTTCTACGGCGGTTTCGCTCAGCTGGGCAACCCGGCCGGCGCGCTCCTGGCCACAGGTTTCTTCAGCATTCTCTCCACCTTCGGCGACGACGCTCTGCGCGAGTGGGCTTGGCGTCTGCCGTTCCTCTGCTCGGCGCTGCTGATTCTCGTCGGCTTGGTCGTTCGCCTGAAGGTCGAAGAGTCCCCGGTTTTCGAATCCGAGGTGAAGTCCGCGGACGTACCGGAAATGCTCCCGCTCAAGTACGCGCTGGTGACCAACTGGCGCCCGATCATCCTGGGCATCGGCATTCTGCCCGTCGCAGTCGGCGGCTACTACCTCGTGACGACCTTCATCACGGCATACGCAACCGACCCCGATGTCGGATTGTCGGAGACGTTGATTCTCAACGCCCTCAGTGTCGCTGCAGTGGTCGAATTGATCGCGACTCTCGGCGTGGCGTGGCTCGGCGACAAGGTGGGACGCGTCCGCGTCGTCATCTGGGGCCTTGCGGCAGTCGCGATTCTCGCAGCGCCGCAGTTCCTGGTGCTGAAGTCCGGATCCGTGTTCCTGATCTTCCTGACCTTCGCTGTCATGCGACTGGTGCTGGCGGCCACGTACGGCCCGATCGCCGCCGTCCTGTCACAGATGTTCAAGCCGCAGGCCCGCTACACGAGCATTTCGTTGGCGTACCAGGGCGCAGGCGCGATCTTCGGTGGGTTGTCTCCGCTGGTGTCGACGCTGATGTACAAGGCAACCGGCAGCATCTGGCCGGTCATCGCACTGCTGATCGGCATGTGCGTCCTGAGCATCGTCTGCCTGCTCTTCGCTCCTCAGCATGTGGACGAGGCGACCGATACCGAGGACGTCCGGCCGGACCTCAACAAGGAATCGGCTTCCGCCTGA